The proteins below come from a single Acidovorax sp. NCPPB 4044 genomic window:
- the earP gene encoding elongation factor P maturation arginine rhamnosyltransferase EarP, which translates to MLPIPPSAPTPTPAEPSSPLAWDIFCQVIDNFGDIGVCWRLAAQLGALGHRVRLWTDDASALAWMAPAGAPGVDVRPWPTAPLPGRPGDVLVEGFGCGIAPEFIANFSMDPAASGTKPLWINLEYLSAEAYVERSHRLPSPIFSGPGAGCTRWFFYPGFTARTGGLLREPDLPARQAAFDRAGWRARHGVGPADLAVSLFCYEPAGLPDLLAQLSALPGAHLLAAPGRAATAVRAALDGTPPYIPGKNGSMPPDPLNSLLSISYLPPCPQPAFDEGLWACDLNAVRGEDSLVRALWAGQPFVWHIYPQDDGAHHAKLDAFLDWLQAPASLRRFHHAWNGIGGAAPLPRLEAGMLAEWRGCTLAARTRLLAQDDLATQLLGFVREKS; encoded by the coding sequence ATGCTTCCCATTCCCCCCTCCGCGCCCACCCCCACGCCCGCCGAGCCCAGCTCGCCGCTGGCCTGGGACATCTTCTGCCAGGTGATCGACAACTTCGGCGACATCGGCGTGTGCTGGCGGCTGGCGGCGCAGCTGGGCGCGCTCGGCCACCGCGTGCGGCTCTGGACCGACGACGCCTCGGCCCTCGCGTGGATGGCCCCTGCGGGCGCGCCCGGCGTGGACGTGCGCCCCTGGCCCACCGCCCCGCTCCCCGGCCGCCCGGGCGATGTGCTCGTCGAAGGCTTCGGCTGCGGAATTGCTCCTGAATTCATAGCAAACTTTTCAATGGATCCGGCGGCATCCGGCACAAAACCCTTGTGGATCAACCTGGAATACCTGTCCGCCGAGGCGTATGTCGAGCGCAGCCACCGCCTGCCCTCGCCGATCTTCTCGGGGCCGGGCGCAGGCTGCACGCGCTGGTTTTTCTACCCGGGCTTCACGGCGCGCACCGGCGGCCTGCTGCGCGAGCCCGACCTGCCCGCCCGGCAGGCCGCCTTCGACCGCGCGGGCTGGCGCGCGCGCCACGGCGTGGGCCCGGCGGACCTGGCCGTCTCGCTCTTCTGCTACGAGCCGGCCGGCCTGCCGGACCTGCTGGCGCAGCTTTCCGCGCTGCCGGGCGCCCACCTGCTGGCCGCACCGGGCCGCGCGGCCACGGCGGTGCGCGCGGCGCTGGACGGCACCCCCCCCTACATTCCAGGCAAAAATGGCTCCATGCCGCCGGATCCATTGAATAGTTTGCTATCGATTTCATACCTGCCGCCGTGCCCCCAGCCGGCATTCGACGAGGGGCTCTGGGCCTGCGACCTGAACGCCGTGCGCGGCGAAGACTCGCTGGTGCGGGCGCTCTGGGCCGGCCAGCCGTTCGTCTGGCATATCTATCCGCAGGACGACGGCGCCCACCACGCCAAGCTTGATGCCTTCCTTGACTGGCTGCAGGCGCCCGCCTCGCTGCGGCGCTTCCACCACGCCTGGAACGGCATCGGCGGCGCCGCGCCGCTGCCCCGGCTGGAGGCGGGCATGCTCGCCGAATGGCGCGGCTGCACGCTCGCGGCACGCACCCGCCTGCTGGCGCAGGACGACCTCGCCACGCAATTGCTCGGGTTCGTCCGCGAAAAAAGCTAA
- a CDS encoding LysR family transcriptional regulator, which translates to MKLDPVSLRLFVAVMEENAIARAAAREHIAASAASRRLAELEDALGVVLFARSNRGSEPTDAAYALLDVARGVLNDLDGIAVQMRDYRAGVRGQVRVVANISAITQFLPWDLQRFMAAHPQVQVRLEEQISSAIAQSVAENAADVGILNHGNYGDRVTLLPYRQDELVLVAPRGHALARRRSVRLAEALDCDFVGVHPGSAINNLLIRAAAEAEKPLRLRIQVTSFDALCLMVSAGLGVGVLPRGSARLYVGALPLRTVALAEPWAQRQLALCVRSVDALSSVPRLLVDHLRAAPPPEVAP; encoded by the coding sequence ATGAAACTCGACCCGGTGTCCCTGCGCCTGTTCGTCGCCGTGATGGAGGAGAACGCCATCGCGCGGGCCGCCGCGCGCGAGCACATCGCCGCATCGGCCGCCAGCCGGCGCCTGGCGGAGCTGGAGGACGCGCTGGGCGTGGTGCTCTTCGCGCGCAGCAACCGCGGCAGCGAGCCCACCGACGCCGCCTACGCGCTGCTCGACGTCGCGCGCGGCGTGCTGAACGACCTCGACGGCATCGCCGTGCAGATGCGCGACTACCGCGCCGGCGTGCGCGGCCAGGTGCGCGTGGTGGCCAACATCTCGGCCATCACGCAGTTCCTGCCGTGGGACCTGCAGCGCTTCATGGCCGCGCACCCGCAGGTGCAGGTGCGGCTCGAAGAGCAGATCAGCAGCGCCATCGCGCAGTCGGTGGCGGAAAACGCGGCCGATGTCGGCATCCTCAACCACGGCAACTACGGCGACCGCGTCACCCTGCTGCCCTACCGGCAGGACGAGCTGGTGCTGGTCGCGCCGCGCGGCCATGCGCTGGCGCGGCGGCGCAGCGTGCGGCTGGCCGAGGCGCTGGACTGCGACTTCGTGGGCGTGCACCCTGGCAGCGCCATCAACAACCTGCTCATCCGCGCCGCGGCCGAGGCCGAGAAGCCGCTGCGCCTGCGCATCCAGGTGACCAGTTTCGACGCGCTGTGCCTCATGGTGTCGGCCGGGCTCGGCGTGGGCGTGTTGCCGCGCGGCAGCGCCCGGCTCTACGTGGGCGCGCTGCCGCTGCGCACCGTGGCGCTGGCCGAGCCATGGGCGCAGCGGCAGCTGGCGCTGTGCGTGCGCTCGGTCGATGCGCTCTCCAGCGTGCCGCGGCTGCTGGTGGACCACCTGCGCGCGGCCCCGCCGCCGGAGGTCGCGCCATGA
- a CDS encoding CaiB/BaiF CoA transferase family protein, translating to MTSTPAASAAATPTPPAAGPAAPAPAALAGVRVIEMGQLIAGPFCGKTLGEFGADVVKIEATGTGDPLRNWRMLKDGTSVWWQVQSRNKRSVALDLRQPEAQDIARTLIAEADVLIENFRPGTLEGWGMSPEELHALNPGLVILRISGYGQTGPYRDLPGFGMIGEAMGGLRHLTGEPGRVPVRVGVSIGDTLAALHGAIGVLTALYHRKVNGGQGQVIDVALHEAVFNVMESLVPEYSAFGAVRDAAGSALPGIAPSNAYPCTDGWVLVAGNGDSIFRRLMDAIGRPDLAAAPDLASNAGRVARVQEIDGAIGGWTATRTVREVMDALGAARVPAGKVYTARDIAQDPHYRARDMLLAQTTRDGYTVEVPGIVPKLSATPGSIRSSAPRLGDDTDAVLREAGLTDAQIALLRAKGVVQ from the coding sequence ATGACATCCACGCCCGCGGCTTCGGCCGCCGCCACACCCACCCCGCCCGCCGCCGGCCCCGCGGCCCCGGCGCCCGCAGCGCTCGCCGGCGTGCGGGTGATCGAGATGGGGCAACTGATCGCCGGCCCGTTCTGCGGCAAGACGCTGGGCGAGTTCGGTGCCGACGTGGTCAAGATCGAGGCGACCGGCACGGGCGACCCGCTGCGCAACTGGCGCATGCTGAAGGACGGCACCTCGGTGTGGTGGCAGGTGCAGTCGCGCAACAAGCGGTCGGTGGCGCTGGACCTGCGCCAGCCCGAGGCCCAGGACATCGCGCGCACGCTGATCGCCGAGGCCGACGTGCTGATCGAGAACTTCCGCCCCGGCACGCTGGAAGGCTGGGGCATGTCGCCCGAGGAATTGCATGCGCTCAACCCGGGCCTCGTGATCCTGCGCATCTCGGGCTACGGCCAGACGGGGCCGTACCGCGACCTGCCGGGCTTCGGCATGATCGGCGAGGCCATGGGCGGGCTGCGCCACCTGACGGGCGAGCCGGGCCGCGTGCCGGTGCGCGTGGGCGTATCCATCGGCGACACGCTGGCCGCGCTGCACGGCGCGATCGGCGTGCTCACCGCGCTCTACCACCGCAAGGTGAACGGCGGGCAGGGCCAGGTGATCGACGTGGCGCTGCACGAGGCGGTGTTCAACGTGATGGAGAGCCTGGTGCCCGAATACAGCGCCTTCGGTGCGGTGCGCGACGCCGCGGGCAGCGCGCTGCCGGGCATCGCACCGTCCAACGCCTACCCGTGCACCGACGGCTGGGTGCTGGTGGCGGGCAACGGCGACAGCATCTTCCGGCGGCTGATGGACGCCATCGGCCGGCCGGACCTGGCCGCCGCGCCCGATCTGGCGAGCAACGCCGGCCGCGTGGCGCGCGTGCAGGAGATCGACGGCGCCATCGGCGGCTGGACGGCCACGCGCACGGTGCGCGAGGTGATGGATGCGCTGGGCGCCGCGCGGGTGCCGGCCGGCAAGGTCTACACCGCCCGCGACATCGCGCAAGACCCGCATTACCGGGCGCGCGACATGCTGCTGGCCCAGACCACGCGCGACGGCTACACGGTGGAGGTGCCGGGCATCGTGCCCAAGCTCTCGGCCACGCCGGGCTCCATCCGCTCCAGCGCGCCGCGCCTGGGCGATGACACCGACGCGGTGCTGCGCGAGGCGGGCCTGACCGATGCGCAGATCGCGCTGCTGCGCGCGAAGGGGGTGGTGCAATGA
- a CDS encoding hydroxymethylglutaryl-CoA lyase — translation MTAGAVDTVNTASTAVWHGAGRRIHLQEVGTRDGLQMERAFVPTEDKIALVDALSATGLSKIEVTAFVSPTAIPALRDAEVVMREIARRPGVVYTALVPNVRGAERAIEARTDELNLVMSASETHNLVNLRMAREQSFASLAQVVATAQGAGVAVNVSLSCVFGCPMEGDVAEAGVFGLVQRFADLGVGGITLCDTTGMAHPAQVAALVAAARARWPGMGFTLHFHNTRGMGLANVLAAIGAGADRFDASLGGLGGCPYAPGASGNVCSEDVVHALELMGYDTGVDLAALLEAARRLPALIGHDTPSQIAKAGRRLDLHPPPAELEALRARALAR, via the coding sequence ATGACGGCCGGTGCGGTGGACACGGTGAACACGGCGAGCACGGCGGTGTGGCACGGCGCGGGGCGCCGCATCCACCTGCAGGAAGTGGGCACGCGCGACGGCCTGCAGATGGAGCGGGCCTTCGTGCCCACCGAGGACAAGATCGCGCTGGTGGATGCGCTGTCGGCCACGGGGCTGTCCAAGATCGAGGTTACGGCCTTCGTGTCGCCCACGGCCATCCCGGCGCTGCGCGACGCCGAGGTCGTGATGCGCGAGATCGCGCGCCGGCCCGGCGTGGTCTACACCGCGCTGGTGCCCAATGTGCGCGGCGCCGAGCGGGCCATCGAGGCGCGCACCGACGAGCTGAACCTCGTCATGTCGGCGAGCGAGACGCACAACCTCGTCAACCTGCGCATGGCGCGGGAGCAGTCGTTCGCATCGCTCGCGCAGGTGGTGGCCACGGCGCAGGGCGCGGGCGTGGCGGTGAACGTGTCGCTGTCGTGCGTGTTCGGCTGCCCGATGGAGGGCGACGTGGCCGAGGCCGGGGTGTTCGGCCTCGTGCAGCGCTTCGCGGACCTGGGCGTGGGCGGCATCACGCTGTGCGACACCACGGGCATGGCGCATCCGGCGCAGGTCGCGGCACTCGTGGCCGCTGCCCGCGCGCGCTGGCCGGGCATGGGGTTCACGCTGCACTTCCACAACACGCGCGGCATGGGCCTCGCGAACGTGCTGGCGGCCATCGGCGCGGGCGCGGACCGGTTCGACGCCTCGCTGGGCGGCCTGGGCGGCTGCCCGTATGCGCCCGGAGCGTCGGGCAATGTGTGCAGCGAGGACGTGGTGCATGCGCTCGAACTCATGGGCTACGACACGGGCGTGGACCTCGCTGCGCTGCTGGAGGCCGCGCGGCGCCTGCCGGCGCTGATCGGCCACGACACCCCCAGCCAGATCGCCAAGGCGGGCCGCCGGCTCGACCTGCACCCGCCGCCGGCGGAGCTGGAGGCCCTGCGGGCGCGCGCCCTGGCGCGCTGA
- a CDS encoding Bug family tripartite tricarboxylate transporter substrate binding protein, with protein MHPPIPPPQALQRRRALQALAACLCAPAGAAWAEDRYPSRPVTLVVPQAAGGANDAIARVLAQRLSEQMGQSVVVDNRPGAGGMLATAATARARPDGYTLLLTADSAHVIGPALYRSPGFDPVKDFEPVAPVATAGYVLVAHPSFPANDVAGLIALAKARPGHYAIASAGNGTLNHLIGEMLQKAAGIRLQHVPYKGSAAAATDVAGGQVPLSVQSLPSSIAFIKAGKLKVLGVVNRRPVAALPGVPTIGETLPGFGQSPWYALFAPAGTPAAIVQRLQAEVARALEQKDVVDKLAGVGCEPFKGSSAQLGAQVQAELPQWARVVKETGATVD; from the coding sequence ATGCACCCGCCGATCCCCCCACCGCAGGCCCTGCAACGCCGCCGTGCGCTGCAGGCCCTGGCCGCCTGCCTGTGTGCGCCCGCCGGGGCCGCTTGGGCCGAGGACCGCTACCCGTCCAGGCCGGTCACGCTGGTGGTGCCGCAGGCGGCCGGTGGCGCCAACGATGCCATTGCGCGCGTGTTGGCGCAGCGCCTGTCGGAGCAGATGGGCCAGAGCGTGGTGGTGGACAACCGGCCCGGTGCGGGCGGCATGCTCGCCACGGCCGCCACCGCACGCGCCAGGCCCGATGGCTACACGCTGCTGCTCACGGCCGACAGCGCGCACGTGATCGGCCCGGCGCTCTACCGCAGCCCGGGGTTCGATCCGGTGAAGGACTTCGAGCCCGTGGCGCCCGTGGCCACGGCGGGCTATGTGCTGGTCGCGCACCCGTCGTTCCCCGCGAACGACGTGGCCGGGCTCATCGCGCTGGCCAAGGCCCGGCCCGGGCATTACGCCATCGCCTCGGCCGGCAACGGCACGCTGAACCACCTGATCGGCGAGATGCTGCAGAAGGCGGCGGGCATCCGGCTGCAGCACGTGCCGTACAAAGGCTCGGCCGCAGCGGCGACGGACGTGGCGGGCGGGCAGGTGCCGCTGTCGGTGCAGAGCCTGCCGTCGTCGATCGCGTTCATCAAGGCAGGCAAGCTCAAGGTGCTCGGCGTGGTCAACCGCCGGCCGGTGGCCGCGCTGCCCGGCGTGCCGACGATCGGCGAGACGCTGCCGGGCTTCGGCCAGTCGCCCTGGTATGCGCTGTTCGCGCCCGCCGGCACGCCCGCAGCCATCGTGCAGCGCCTGCAGGCCGAGGTGGCCCGCGCGCTGGAACAGAAAGACGTGGTGGACAAGCTCGCCGGCGTGGGCTGCGAGCCGTTCAAGGGCAGCTCCGCGCAACTGGGCGCGCAGGTGCAGGCCGAACTGCCGCAGTGGGCGCGCGTGGTCAAGGAGACCGGCGCCACCGTGGACTGA